TCCTATAGCATTTTGCCATACAGATTGAAGCATTGAGTCTATAAATAATTGTTCACCTTGTTGGAAAAGTTGCTGTTGGCAGACTTCTTGTATTGGATTTCTAAAATTAACCCAATCATCTGGTCCTTTATTTGTAGTAGGAATAACAATCAATCCAGTATTAGAGTTAAATATTCTAGGTGCTAATTTGGAAGAGAATTTTGTCCTATAGGCATTACCACCATTATATATTTTGATGGAAAAAATAGAATTTGTCCATCCTTTATCATAACCTCCTATAAAGGCTAGGAAAGTTCTTTCTCCTTTAGTCGTTTTTACTAATATTCCATGTCTTATAATGTGACTTATATCGTTATAATAAGATCTCATATTTCCAACATCTAGCTTTACTGCTCTAGTAACGAATTCATATGGCGATATTAAAGAAGGGTATACTTGGTATACTTTATTAGAACCGCGATTTTTGCTGATTAGGTTTTTTGCATACTCCATTGTACATTGTTCTTGTTTCACAATTTGATAAGTAGTATTTCCTAGATAGCTTAGTAGCCCTAAATTCTCTATGACTGAATCTATTATAGATTGTCCTATCTCTATTGCCATATTTGGAATTTCGCTATATGTTATATATATTTTCCCTATATAGTTTATATTCTATATATATTATTATATAATATTAAAACTGTTATAATTACCTAAAGCTATGTTATTCAATTAATTAATAAGAATAAGTTTAAGAATAAATTTCTGTTTACGACATAATTAAAATTTTTATATAAATGGAGATGAAAATGGTCATATATTTAATTCATGGGCCCGGAGGGATTTGAACCCTCGACCACCCGGTCTCTCAATGAACTCCACCAAACTTTATGAGCCGGGCGCTCTACCTAGCTGAGCTACGGGCCCACGTTACAATATTAAGAATTAATCATTTTTAAGACTTACGTAAAAAAATCACGTACCATATTTCCATTGTTTCATGTAGTCTTTCTGCTCTTCTGTCATTGTTTCTATTTCTATTCCCATTCCTTTTAATTTCAGAAATGCTACTTTTTCATCTATTTCTTGTGGGACATTGTAAACTTTTTTCTCTAATTTTCCTTGATTATTAATTAAGTATTCTACTGATAATGCTTGATTTGAGAAGCTTAAATCCATGACTTCGCTAGGATGTCCTTCAGCAGCTGCTAAATTTACTAGTCTTCCATCCGCTAATAGATATACTTTGTTTCCATTAGGTAGAGTATATTCGTCTAAGAATGGTCTTATATTTCTTACAGATTTTGCTATTTCTTTTAGTCCTTTAACGTCTATTTCTACATTAAAGTGCCCTGCGTTAGCTAGCACTGCTCCATTTTTCATTTTTTGAATATGTTCTTTGCTTATTACGTTTATATTACCTGTTGCTGTTACAAATATTTCTCCTAATTCTGCAGCTTTTGACATTGGCATTACGTCGAATCCATCCATTACTGCTTCTAATGCTCTTAATGGGCTTGCTTCTACGACAATTACTCTGGCTCCCATTCCTCTCATTCTAAGTGCTATTCCTCTTCCTACCCATCCATAACCTACTACTACTGCTACTTTACCAGCTATTAATATGTTTGTAGATCTTATTATACCGTCTATTGCACTTTGTCCGGTTCCAATTCTGTTATCGAAAAGATATTTAGTGAATGCATTGTTTACCGCTATAACGGGATATTTTATTACTTTATTTTCTTCCATTGCTTTTAGTCTTATGACTCCTGTTGTGGTTTCTTCTGTTCCTCCTATGATATTTAAATTAGAGTATTTTTCATGAATAAGCGCATGTAGATCTCCACCATCATCCATTATTATATTAGGTTCATATTTTAGTATTTCAGTCATATTATTATAATATTCTGTATCATTTTCTCCTTTCCACGCGAATACTTTTATTCCATCGTATTTTACTAGTGCAGCAGCTACGTCGTCTTGAGTGGATAATGGATTACTTCCTGCTAATGCTATTTCTGCTCCTGCTTCTTTTAATGTTCTGACTAATGCTGCAGTTTCTTTAGTTACGTGAAGTACTGCTGAGATTCTAATTCCTTTTAGGCTTTTTCTTTGTGATAATTCTTGTCTGACGTTAATTAGGGCTGGCATGTGCATTTCTGCCCATTCAATTTGTTTTTTGCCTTGTTCAGCTAGTCCTATATCTTTAATATTATAGTCCATATGAGTAGATTTTTTTCTACATAAAAAAACTAAGTATTTTGGTCCTACTATTGGATAAGTAAATTTAAAGCTCACTATCATAACAGTCATTAGAGCGTTATGTTTAAGGATAATGATTTTCTCTATATAGACTATACTAGTAAAATAAAAGATACAGGTGAAGTAATAGATACAACAAATGAAGAGGAAGCTAAGAAAGCTAATATTTATAATCCTGAAAAGAAATATAAGCCTTTGTTAGTTATTTTAGGAGAACATAGAGTAATACAAGGATTGGAAGAGGCTTTATATAATTTCAATGAGAATGAAGAAAAGGATTTTGAGGTACCACCAGAAAAGGCATACGGTGAACGTGATCCTTCTAAAGTAAAAATAGTCTCTCTGGGAGAATTAAAAAGACAAGGCGTAAATCCGTATCCTAATATGTTAATAAGACTGCAAGATGGAAATTATGCTACAGTAAAAAGCGTGAGTGGTGGTAGAGTTATTTTGGACTTAAATCACCCTTATGCTGGTAAAACTATTCTATATCACGTAAAGGTAGTAAAGGTAGTAAAAGATGATGTTGAGAAACTAAAATCTTTATTGGATAGGTGGTTTGGGGAGAATAATAAAATAGGTCTAGAATTATCAGAAGATAAGAAATCTGTAAAGATAAGCATTCCTAAGGAATACTTCTTACTAGAGGATTTGCAGACTAGGAAATATATCTTAGCTAAAGATATTTTGACTTATGTATTACCAGAAAGTGCAGTAACGTATACTGAAACATATAATAAAGAAACTTTTAAGGGATAACTCCAGTTTCTTTAGCTACTTTTTCTGCAGAAGCTCTAGTTAGACCTCTATCTCCTAGTATTGTGTATCTTTCTGGTCTTATAGTATGGGCAATAGTTAATGCTTTTATTATAATCTCATCAGGTACTCCTAATTGTTTTGCATTAGTTGGAGCTCCTATTCTTTTTAATGCCTTTTTTATTTCTCTCCAGTTTATGCCATGAATGTAAGCCATTATTATAGTTCCTACTCCAACTAATTCACCATGTAATGGCCCTTCTGGATATAGCATTTCTACTGCATGAGCAAAAAGATGCTCAGATCCGCTAGCTGGTCTAGTACTTCCTGCCATAGCCATAGCGACTCCACTGCTGATTAGTGCTTCTACTAATAATCTAACCCCATAAGTAAGATCCCTATTTATTATTCTGGTGGTATTCATTGCATGTCTAGCTGAGAGTAATGCTAAAGATGCTGTATAGTCTCCATAGTATTCTCCTCTAAGTTTAGCTGCAAGTTTCCAGTCTCTAACTGCTACTATTTTGCCTAATGTGTCTCCGATTCCAGAATTTATTAATCTTTTAGGAGCGGAACTAAGTATATCTATATCAGCAATTATAGCTACTGGCTCTTTTGATTTCATTGATACTGGTTTTCCTAAGCCTTTAATAGCTGCAAAAGGTGATGTTATTCCGTCATGAGATGGCGCAGTTGGTATGCTTACAAATTTTCTATTTAAGTTAAATGCTGTAAATTTTGCTACGTCGATTGATTTGCCTCCTCCTATTCCTATAATTACGTTTGATTTCAATTTTTTAGCTAATTCCTCAACTTTATTTGCCTCATCTAAATTAGCATCTTCTACTTCAATAATATCATAATCTTTAAATTCTTTTGTAATTTTATCTACTATTATCTTTCTTACGTGTTTTCCAGTTACTATAAGGTAAGGTTCTTTAAGGCAAATTTGATCAAAATATTCTGGAACCTTTGAAATTATTCCATTACCAATGTAGATGCGTTCTGGTAAGTCTATCACGTGAGTGTTAATTTCCATATTGAATTAACAAGATTTAAATATTAATAAAGTATATGTTATATCGTACGTTCTGCTTCTAATCAAAATATTTGGTGATTTATGTGTCAAGTAGAATAGAAATACTAACTGCAATATATAATGGAATACCAAAAGATGCACAAATAACAAGAATAGAATTTGAAGGACCTGAAATAGCAGTCTATGTTAAGAATCCAAATTTTATAATTAATGGTGTAGATATTATCAAAAAGATTGCTAGAGAAATTAAAAAGAGAATAGTAATAAAGGCAGATAAAAGTGTTAGAAAGGATGAGAAAGAAACTATAGAAGTGATAAAGCAAATAGTTCCAGCAGAGGCTGAAATTGCTGATATTAAGTTTGACGAAGATTTAGGCGAAGTTCTTATAAAGGCTAAGAAGCCTGGCCTTGTTATTGGAAAAGGAGGCGCTATTCAACAAAAAATATTTTTAGAGACTTTTTGGAAGCCAGAAATAATAAGAGAACCACCATTAAAATCAAAAACTATTGAAAGAGTAGTAACTCAAATATATAATGAAACAGCATATAGGTCTAAGATTCTTAAAACATTTGGAGAAAGAATTCATAGAGACTTAATTTTCAAAAACAGATATGTAAGGATAACTGCATTAGGTGCATTTCAAGAAATAGGAAGATCGGCTATTCTAGTAGAAACTCCAGAAAGTAGAATACTTTTAGATGTGGGAGTAAATCCAAGCGTTAATTTCGGAGAGAGAATGTATCCTAAATTAGATATAGATCAATTAAGGTTAGAGGATTTAGATGCAGTAGTAATTACTCATGCTCATTTAGATCACTGTGGAATGGTTCCATATTTATTTAAATATGGCTATGAAGGTCCAGTCTATGCCACTCCGCCTACTAGAGATATAATGGCATTGATGCAATTAGATTTACTAGATGTAGCAGAAAAAGATGGAAGACCTTTACCTTATTCTGCCAAAGAAGTTAGGAAAGAGCTATTACACACTATAACTTTAGACTATGGAGAAGTTACAGATATAGCTCCAGATGTAAGGCTCACTTTCTATAATGCTGGGCATATTCTAGGTTCTGCGATGGCTCATCTTCATATAGGAGAAGGACTACATAATGTTGTCTATACTGGTGATTTTAAATTTGCAAAGACAAAATTGCTTGATAGAGCTGTTAACGAATTTCCTAAAGTTGATACTTTAATAATGGAAACAACATATGCTACTAAAGAACAAACTAATAGAGAAGAATCAGAAAAATTGTTGATTGATACTGTAAATGAAACAATAAATAGAGGAGGTAAGGTTTTGATACCAGTTTTAGCTGTAGGAAGAGCTCAAGAAATGATGTTAATAATCAATGAGGCAATAAAAAATAAACTAATACCCGAAGTTCCGGTATATATTAGTGGTTTATTAGATGAAGTAACAGCTATTCATACTGCATATCCAGAATGGCTTAGTAGAGAAGTTAGAGATTCAATATTATACAAAGACGAGAATCCATTTATCTCAGATGCGTTCAAAAGAATAGAAGGATATAATGAAGATATAGTTCAAGATGGACCATCTATAATCTTGGCAACGTCTGGTATGTTAAATGGAGGTCCTGCAGTAGAGTTCTTCAAAAATATGGCACCAGACGAGAAGAATACTATAATATTTGTAAGTTATCAAGCTGAGGGAACATTGGGCAGAAAAGTTAGGGATGGAGCTAAGGAAGTTCAGATAATTAATAGAGATGGAAGAATAGAGAATATTCAAATTAATATGAAGTCAGTTCCAATTGATGGATTTTCAGGGCATTCTGATAGGAGGCAATTATTAAGATTCTTGCAAACTATGTCTCCAAAACCTAAAAATATAATTCTAGATCATGGTGAGGCAAGTGCAATTAGTATCTTTAAGAAGTATATAAGTAGTCCCAAAGAGAAGGAAAGATTAGGTATAAAAGAGGCTACCATATATGATCCAGATATCTTAGATAGTATCAGAGTAGTTTAAGTTTAATTTTTTAACTAATGACATAGTAAGTATTTCATGGGCCCGTCGTCTAGCCTGGTTAGGACGCTACCCTGACACGGTAGTAATCCTGGGTTCAAATCCCAGCGGGCCCACTGTGGGGGGTCAGCCCCCACACCCCCAATTTCAATTTTTCGTAAGTTTCAACTATGTCAATTAAGGGACCGACGTAATGTTCCTTTATCTCACCGTTTATCGTTTCCAATTTATAGACATAATACCGACCTTTTCTTTCACGTAAAATTATGTCGCCATACTTATATCTCGTCTTTTTCTCGTTCATTTTTTCGTCAATTTTACGTTTGCTAATTTTGATTTATAAGCAGTTGGCAAGCGTTAAATTTTGCCAAAATTTACGTAAAATTGAAAGTAGACAGTCAAAATCCCTCAGTGTAGAGAAAAAATGAATAAGCTATATAGATATAGCAATATATAGTTAGCTACATAGTACTATGTAACTATTAATAAATAAAGAAAAATTATCCATTACGCTAGTAATAGTTCAAATTCAGTTAGCCTACTTTGGGAGGTACTCCATATCTTAAACTATTATATTTCATTTTAAGATATGATTTTATTATGTCATCTAAAGAGTTGACGTAACGCTTCTTTCCGTCAGTACTCGACGCTCTCGATAAATAGACATAATACCGACTTTTAACTTCACGTATGATTATATTAGTGTTCATATTATTCTTTTTGGTGTATCATGAACATCACTTTATTTTATCTTTGGTGTTAGTTATTTAAACGAATTAAAATAAAGGAATATAATTGGTATTTATGAGTACTAGATGGTTGCCAAAATGGAAGATATTGAAAGTCAACGTTAAAGGAAAAGATGTAGATGTTTGTTATGACGATAACTTAAAGATATATGCT
This genomic window from Acidianus manzaensis contains:
- the ahcY gene encoding adenosylhomocysteinase, producing MDYNIKDIGLAEQGKKQIEWAEMHMPALINVRQELSQRKSLKGIRISAVLHVTKETAALVRTLKEAGAEIALAGSNPLSTQDDVAAALVKYDGIKVFAWKGENDTEYYNNMTEILKYEPNIIMDDGGDLHALIHEKYSNLNIIGGTEETTTGVIRLKAMEENKVIKYPVIAVNNAFTKYLFDNRIGTGQSAIDGIIRSTNILIAGKVAVVVGYGWVGRGIALRMRGMGARVIVVEASPLRALEAVMDGFDVMPMSKAAELGEIFVTATGNINVISKEHIQKMKNGAVLANAGHFNVEIDVKGLKEIAKSVRNIRPFLDEYTLPNGNKVYLLADGRLVNLAAAEGHPSEVMDLSFSNQALSVEYLINNQGKLEKKVYNVPQEIDEKVAFLKLKGMGIEIETMTEEQKDYMKQWKYGT
- a CDS encoding FKBP-type peptidyl-prolyl cis-trans isomerase, which produces MFKDNDFLYIDYTSKIKDTGEVIDTTNEEEAKKANIYNPEKKYKPLLVILGEHRVIQGLEEALYNFNENEEKDFEVPPEKAYGERDPSKVKIVSLGELKRQGVNPYPNMLIRLQDGNYATVKSVSGGRVILDLNHPYAGKTILYHVKVVKVVKDDVEKLKSLLDRWFGENNKIGLELSEDKKSVKISIPKEYFLLEDLQTRKYILAKDILTYVLPESAVTYTETYNKETFKG
- a CDS encoding NAD(P)-dependent glycerol-1-phosphate dehydrogenase, whose translation is MEINTHVIDLPERIYIGNGIISKVPEYFDQICLKEPYLIVTGKHVRKIIVDKITKEFKDYDIIEVEDANLDEANKVEELAKKLKSNVIIGIGGGKSIDVAKFTAFNLNRKFVSIPTAPSHDGITSPFAAIKGLGKPVSMKSKEPVAIIADIDILSSAPKRLINSGIGDTLGKIVAVRDWKLAAKLRGEYYGDYTASLALLSARHAMNTTRIINRDLTYGVRLLVEALISSGVAMAMAGSTRPASGSEHLFAHAVEMLYPEGPLHGELVGVGTIIMAYIHGINWREIKKALKRIGAPTNAKQLGVPDEIIIKALTIAHTIRPERYTILGDRGLTRASAEKVAKETGVIP
- a CDS encoding beta-CASP ribonuclease aCPSF1; the encoded protein is MSSRIEILTAIYNGIPKDAQITRIEFEGPEIAVYVKNPNFIINGVDIIKKIAREIKKRIVIKADKSVRKDEKETIEVIKQIVPAEAEIADIKFDEDLGEVLIKAKKPGLVIGKGGAIQQKIFLETFWKPEIIREPPLKSKTIERVVTQIYNETAYRSKILKTFGERIHRDLIFKNRYVRITALGAFQEIGRSAILVETPESRILLDVGVNPSVNFGERMYPKLDIDQLRLEDLDAVVITHAHLDHCGMVPYLFKYGYEGPVYATPPTRDIMALMQLDLLDVAEKDGRPLPYSAKEVRKELLHTITLDYGEVTDIAPDVRLTFYNAGHILGSAMAHLHIGEGLHNVVYTGDFKFAKTKLLDRAVNEFPKVDTLIMETTYATKEQTNREESEKLLIDTVNETINRGGKVLIPVLAVGRAQEMMLIINEAIKNKLIPEVPVYISGLLDEVTAIHTAYPEWLSREVRDSILYKDENPFISDAFKRIEGYNEDIVQDGPSIILATSGMLNGGPAVEFFKNMAPDEKNTIIFVSYQAEGTLGRKVRDGAKEVQIINRDGRIENIQINMKSVPIDGFSGHSDRRQLLRFLQTMSPKPKNIILDHGEASAISIFKKYISSPKEKERLGIKEATIYDPDILDSIRVV
- a CDS encoding putative integrase, with amino-acid sequence MNEKKTRYKYGDIILRERKGRYYVYKLETINGEIKEHYVGPLIDIVETYEKLKLGVWGLTPHSGPAGI
- a CDS encoding putative integrase, encoding MNTNIIIREVKSRYYVYLSRASSTDGKKRYVNSLDDIIKSYLKMKYNSLRYGVPPKVG